The following proteins come from a genomic window of Flavobacterium eburneipallidum:
- a CDS encoding ATP-binding protein: protein MAFKIGAVYRITNRYLEIIHDKDIFSKPISSGNGLHIVGMLNSYVSIPLFNSQNAIGIIFEQLEPSKEREVLFSPKSNVIISKIRLIGTFNPINNSFKRGIDFFPTLDADVFTVEEKQLESIYNSTIKANSATLQIGNDIYFNQVNINADPNILFGKHCAVFGNTGSGKSCTVTSILQGVYLEKNRLLNTNNKHLKTIIIDSNEEYSGIFNDENGQPSWVVLKDYSDLELSHKDLSFYELTQLLKEDSPNVIPYLKSAVKILKGVENVDEKIYYEFSQLQIEIENAVPLIDNRGRMVPDTFTIGFLKHIIMRIKHFSSDERFNAVFNKAGNSIEDFLNSETETVLILSLRVANDILALLVYMISKSIFNYKSNALNREKDNILFVLEEAHRYISTSSTDQINNYYIDKLAREGRKFGVNLMVSTQRPSEVSNTVISQCNSLIVHKITNNKDLEFIRNTIEYDDKSQIDLLTSLKQQQALVLGEAFAFSSLIRIADANPLPHSETPKIFTND from the coding sequence ATGGCATTTAAAATTGGAGCAGTTTATCGCATAACTAATAGATATTTAGAAATAATTCACGACAAAGATATTTTTTCAAAACCTATTTCGTCTGGTAATGGCTTACATATAGTTGGAATGCTTAATAGTTATGTTTCTATTCCTCTTTTTAATTCTCAAAATGCAATAGGAATAATTTTTGAACAATTAGAGCCATCAAAAGAAAGGGAGGTTTTATTTTCACCAAAATCAAATGTAATTATTTCTAAAATTCGATTAATTGGAACATTTAATCCAATCAATAATAGTTTTAAAAGAGGAATTGATTTTTTCCCAACTCTTGATGCGGATGTTTTTACAGTAGAAGAAAAACAGCTTGAATCAATTTATAATTCGACTATTAAAGCAAATTCAGCAACTTTACAGATTGGAAATGATATCTATTTTAATCAAGTAAATATTAATGCAGACCCAAATATCTTATTTGGTAAGCATTGCGCAGTTTTTGGAAATACTGGAAGTGGAAAATCTTGTACTGTGACTTCAATATTACAAGGGGTCTATTTAGAAAAAAACAGACTCTTAAATACAAACAATAAACATTTAAAAACGATTATTATTGATTCAAATGAAGAATATTCAGGGATTTTTAATGATGAAAATGGTCAACCATCTTGGGTTGTTTTAAAAGATTATTCAGATTTAGAATTATCTCACAAAGATTTAAGTTTTTATGAATTAACTCAACTTCTCAAAGAAGATTCACCAAATGTCATTCCATATTTAAAATCGGCGGTTAAAATATTAAAAGGTGTAGAAAACGTAGATGAAAAAATTTATTATGAATTTTCACAACTACAAATCGAAATTGAAAATGCTGTTCCCTTAATTGATAATAGAGGAAGAATGGTTCCTGATACTTTTACAATAGGCTTTTTAAAACACATAATTATGCGTATTAAACATTTTTCATCAGATGAAAGATTTAATGCAGTATTTAATAAAGCTGGTAACTCAATTGAAGATTTTTTAAATTCTGAAACTGAAACTGTATTAATTTTATCTTTACGAGTAGCAAATGACATTTTAGCGCTACTTGTTTATATGATTAGTAAAAGTATTTTTAACTATAAATCAAATGCATTAAATAGAGAAAAAGATAATATTTTATTTGTTCTTGAAGAAGCTCACAGATATATTTCCACAAGTTCTACTGACCAAATAAATAATTATTATATTGACAAGTTAGCACGAGAAGGACGCAAATTTGGGGTAAATTTAATGGTTTCTACCCAAAGACCTTCTGAAGTTTCAAACACAGTTATTTCTCAATGTAATTCTCTGATAGTTCACAAAATAACTAATAATAAAGATTTAGAATTTATCAGAAATACAATAGAATATGATGATAAAAGTCAAATTGACCTATTAACTAGTTTGAAACAGCAACAAGCATTAGTTTTAGGCGAAGCATTTGCTTTTTCTTCATTAATAAGAATTGCCGATGCAAATCCACTTCCTCATAGTGAAACGCCAAAAATATTTACAAACGATTAA
- a CDS encoding SIR2 family protein, protein MKNYITIEGKTISSDLEDDKVGDKSAILEYFRNEEKIPLSKLAKYYLNENLNFLCGSGTSVAIGGKTINKDENPFADIITELKAIQTPKEYIGQLIKFFESDILLEKKFDKINQEHLYYLNNKDDVDSAKIIKEYLDKSLKIFVDKYVPFPIEYVSDKLSIHELFINKIISRKETLNRPRIFTPNYDLAFENACEKIGASYNNGFRGVHMRKFDPDTFYNETYIKQDSGEKGKRIATYLNIYKLHGSISWQYAESINDLYNLKEIQISDTSAKSDFSFDSLMIYPIQAKKSYSLDLPYSELFRNFSKCLTETQNTLVIIGYSFLDEHINDIIRTGLYNPNLTVIVHSYGLINETSPLFLQTLKNRSVSDNRIILFEGALVGDFTNIVNYLIPLNSFIPTKETIIETLKELTK, encoded by the coding sequence ATGAAAAACTATATAACAATAGAAGGAAAAACAATATCATCAGACCTAGAAGATGACAAGGTTGGTGACAAATCAGCAATATTAGAATATTTTAGAAACGAAGAGAAAATACCTTTAAGTAAACTTGCGAAATATTACTTGAATGAAAATCTTAATTTTTTATGTGGTTCAGGAACATCAGTTGCAATTGGAGGAAAAACAATAAATAAAGATGAAAATCCTTTTGCTGATATAATTACTGAATTAAAAGCAATACAAACACCAAAAGAATATATTGGACAGCTTATAAAATTCTTTGAATCTGATATTTTACTTGAAAAGAAATTTGATAAAATAAACCAAGAACATTTATACTATTTAAATAATAAAGATGATGTTGATTCAGCAAAAATCATAAAAGAATATTTAGACAAATCATTAAAAATATTTGTAGATAAATATGTTCCTTTTCCTATTGAATATGTATCAGACAAATTAAGTATTCACGAACTCTTTATAAACAAAATTATTAGTAGAAAAGAAACCCTCAATAGACCAAGAATTTTTACTCCAAACTATGACCTTGCTTTTGAAAATGCTTGTGAAAAAATTGGTGCGAGTTATAATAATGGATTTAGAGGTGTACATATGAGAAAATTTGATCCTGATACATTTTATAATGAAACTTATATAAAACAAGATTCGGGAGAAAAAGGAAAAAGAATAGCAACTTACTTAAATATTTACAAACTTCACGGAAGTATTTCTTGGCAGTATGCTGAAAGCATAAATGATTTATATAATCTCAAAGAAATTCAAATTTCTGACACTTCCGCTAAATCAGATTTTTCTTTTGATTCATTAATGATTTATCCAATACAAGCTAAAAAATCTTACTCACTTGATTTACCTTACAGTGAATTGTTCAGAAATTTTTCAAAATGTCTAACAGAGACACAAAATACACTTGTTATAATTGGCTATTCATTTTTGGATGAACATATAAATGACATAATTAGAACAGGTCTTTATAATCCAAACTTAACAGTTATAGTTCATTCTTATGGACTAATTAACGAAACAAGTCCTTTGTTTTTACAAACATTAAAAAATCGTAGTGTGAGCGATAACAGAATAATTCTTTTTGAAGGTGCATTAGTTGGAGATTTTACAAATATTGTAAATTATTTGATTCCTTTGAACTCATTTATTCCAACTAAAGAAACAATAATAGAAACATTAAAAGAACTAACAAAATAA